A genomic segment from Ptychodera flava strain L36383 chromosome 23 unlocalized genomic scaffold, AS_Pfla_20210202 Scaffold_23__1_contigs__length_28996876_pilon, whole genome shotgun sequence encodes:
- the LOC139124248 gene encoding mucin-22-like, whose translation MRSSFATVAFAIIGCVALCQAQNDIVVTLLTVTSPAPATGQFLIGTAVATTFTLTFVPMGTVTPTDVKVYFSNADGSIKSTEVTAGGSNAPDGTTPASGSTYGDLTASLTLDATNCTEYSKLCASVTSEDDDPENDETCTDFGTGNGKAGTKTCTNDITATTLTVTSPAPATSVFYIDTDIATTFTLAYTVTDSGGSPSDVKVYFSNADGSTKSTEVTAAGTNAPDGSAVSSSGSFAGLTATLSLDATNCANYTKVCLSITVTDADATNNVACADFGTAATNVGTKNCTAPAATTESPTESNAEALCVGFVTFITMMVASVLA comes from the exons ATGAG GTCTTCTTTTGCAACTGTGGCATTTGCTATTATCGGGTGTGTAGCACTGTGCCAGGCTCAAA acGATATAGTGGTTACTTTATTGACGGTAACATCACCAGCTCCCGCGACAGGGCAATTTTTAATAGGCACAGCAGTGGCAACTACTTTTACCTTGACATTCGTACCAATGGGTACTGTTACACCAACCGATGTAAAAGTGTACTTCAGCAATGCCGATGGTTCGATAAAGTCAACCGAGGTCACAGCTGGAGGATCCAATGCACCAGATGGCACTACTCCTGCTTCTGGTTCAACTTACGGTGATCTGACAGCTTCACTCACACTCGATGCAACCAACTGCACCGAGTACTCCAAACTGTGTGCGTCCGTTACATCGGAAGATGACGACCCTGAAAACGATGAAACCTGCACTGACTTTGGAACCGGCAATGGGAAAGCCGGTACAAAGACGTGTACGA ATGACATTACAGCTACCACATTGACAGTAACGTCACCTGCTCCAGCTACAAGTGTGTTCTACATTGATACAGACATTGCAACTACTTTTACATTAGCCTACACGGTTACTGATTCCGGGGGCTCACCAAGCGATGTCAAGGTGTACTTTAGTAATGCTGACGGTTCAACCAAATCGACTGAAGTGACCGCAGCGGGAACTAATGCGCCTGACGGGTCGGCTGTATCGTCATCGGGAAGTTTTGCTGGTCTCACCGCCACGCTAAGCCTTGACGCCACTAACTGCGCAAACTACACCAAAGTGTGCTTATCAATCACTGTGACGGATGCTGATGCGACAAACAATGTGGCTTGTGCTGATTTCGGTACAGCTGCCACAAACGTTGGTACCAAAAACTGTACAGCGCCTGCGG CGACAACAGAATCCCCAACAG AATCCAATGCTGAAGCTTTGTGCGTCGGATTTGTTACTTTCATAACCATGATGGTAGCTTCTGTTCTCGCTTAA